From one Candidatus Limnocylindrales bacterium genomic stretch:
- a CDS encoding enoyl-CoA hydratase/isomerase family protein has translation MAYQNYQCLKVRLDRGVCFATIDHPPINLFDVALMQEIDSLGRQVEADPDVRVIVFDSADPDFFIAHADVSLIQQLPDNAPPRASELGFFHAMVDRFRTMPKVSIAKIEGRTRGGGSEFVLSLDMRFAALGKAVLAQPEVALGILPGGSGTQRLPRLCGRGRALEIVLGCQDIPADVAERYGYVNRALPPHELGPFVSALAYRIASFPPQAVALAKSLVNSAEYRVEDGLLDEAHAFNQTLPTPEAKERMAEFLARGGQTREVEAGSLDDVLVK, from the coding sequence ATGGCTTATCAGAACTACCAGTGCCTCAAGGTTCGGCTCGATCGCGGAGTGTGCTTCGCCACGATCGACCACCCGCCGATCAATCTGTTCGACGTAGCCCTGATGCAGGAGATCGACAGCCTGGGTCGCCAGGTGGAAGCCGATCCGGACGTTCGCGTGATCGTGTTCGACAGCGCCGACCCGGACTTTTTCATTGCCCATGCCGACGTCTCGCTGATCCAGCAGCTGCCCGACAACGCGCCTCCGCGTGCATCCGAGCTCGGGTTCTTCCACGCGATGGTCGACCGCTTCCGCACGATGCCGAAGGTCAGCATCGCAAAGATCGAAGGCCGCACGCGCGGCGGCGGCAGCGAGTTCGTGCTGTCGCTCGACATGCGCTTCGCCGCGCTCGGCAAGGCGGTGCTCGCGCAACCGGAAGTCGCGCTCGGGATTCTTCCGGGAGGAAGCGGCACGCAGCGGCTTCCGCGCCTTTGCGGGCGCGGCCGTGCGCTCGAGATCGTGCTCGGTTGCCAGGACATTCCGGCCGACGTCGCCGAACGATACGGCTACGTCAATCGCGCACTGCCGCCGCATGAGCTCGGACCGTTCGTGAGCGCGCTTGCATACCGGATCGCGTCGTTTCCGCCGCAGGCGGTCGCGCTCGCGAAGTCGCTCGTGAACTCGGCCGAGTATCGCGTCGAAGACGGCCTTCTCGACGAAGCCCACGCGTTCAACCAAACGCTGCCGACGCCGGAAGCCAAAGAGAGGATGGCCGAGTTCCTCGCGCGCGGCGGACAGACGCGCGAGGTCGAGGCCGGCTCGCTCGACGACGTGCTGGTCAAATAG
- a CDS encoding universal stress protein, with product MKRFKHILATTDLSPESFAAVQYAAHLAEGQGAKLTILHVPQTTTLLFTDFAPPVDLLSLDRSIETAARETLEGWVRRHMKARTLPRIVIRAGVTHEVVCKAAEEAGASLIVMATHGRRGLGHVILGSVTERVLREAPCPVLVVRPPLPSAARTKAGAKTKAVKKK from the coding sequence ATGAAACGCTTCAAACACATCCTTGCGACCACCGACCTGTCGCCCGAGTCCTTCGCCGCTGTCCAGTACGCTGCCCACCTGGCCGAAGGGCAGGGCGCGAAGCTGACGATCCTCCACGTGCCTCAGACGACGACGCTGCTCTTCACCGACTTCGCGCCGCCGGTCGACCTCCTGTCGCTCGACCGCAGTATCGAGACCGCGGCGCGCGAGACGCTCGAAGGCTGGGTCCGGCGGCACATGAAGGCGCGCACGCTGCCGCGCATCGTGATTCGCGCCGGAGTCACGCACGAAGTTGTCTGCAAGGCTGCCGAAGAGGCGGGAGCGAGCCTGATCGTCATGGCCACGCACGGGCGTCGCGGACTCGGCCACGTGATCCTCGGCAGCGTCACTGAACGCGTGCTGCGCGAAGCACCCTGTCCGGTGCTGGTCGTGCGGCCGCCGCTGCCGTCGGCGGCACGAACAAAGGCCGGCGCGAAGACGAAGGCCGTCAAGAAGAAGTAG